The Martelella sp. AD-3 genome includes a region encoding these proteins:
- a CDS encoding NADH:ubiquinone reductase (Na(+)-transporting) subunit F: protein MAFRLTVEPIGETIEVREDQTILDACLRQGIWLPHACGHGLCGTCKVDVLEGEVDHADASSFALMDFEREDGKTLACCARLTEDVVIEAEIDEDEDAEHIPIRDFSATVTKIVDLTPDIKGIWLAIDGDPIRFQPGQYINLTVPGVEGPRAFSIASSPQDGATIELNVRKVPGGKATPLLHETLKEGDHLSFTGPYGQFFTRRSRGGTQIFVGGGSGLSSPKSMVLDLLESGWDEPVYLFQGARGLKDLYYRDLFETLAAEHGNFRYVPALSEPDPGDGWQGETGFIHEALQRAFPDGFADTTAYLCGPPPMIEATIRTLMRGFLFEEGIFTEKFLTAADEDRIKSPVFRRI from the coding sequence ATGGCCTTCAGACTGACCGTCGAGCCGATCGGCGAAACCATCGAGGTCCGCGAGGACCAGACCATTCTCGACGCCTGTCTCAGGCAGGGCATCTGGCTGCCGCATGCCTGCGGCCACGGGCTTTGCGGGACCTGCAAGGTCGATGTGCTGGAGGGCGAGGTGGACCATGCCGATGCCTCCTCCTTCGCGCTCATGGATTTCGAGCGCGAGGACGGCAAGACGCTTGCCTGCTGCGCGCGGCTGACGGAAGACGTGGTGATCGAGGCGGAGATCGACGAGGACGAGGATGCCGAACACATTCCGATCCGCGACTTCTCGGCGACGGTCACGAAAATCGTTGACCTCACCCCCGACATCAAGGGCATCTGGCTGGCCATCGACGGCGACCCGATCCGTTTCCAACCTGGCCAGTATATCAATCTGACCGTGCCGGGGGTCGAAGGACCGCGCGCCTTCTCCATCGCCTCAAGCCCCCAAGACGGCGCGACGATCGAACTCAACGTGCGCAAGGTGCCGGGCGGCAAGGCAACGCCGCTTCTGCACGAGACCCTTAAAGAAGGCGATCATCTTTCTTTTACAGGCCCTTACGGCCAGTTCTTCACCCGACGCTCGCGCGGCGGCACGCAGATCTTCGTCGGCGGCGGCAGCGGGCTTTCCAGCCCGAAATCCATGGTGCTCGATCTTCTGGAAAGCGGCTGGGACGAGCCGGTCTATCTGTTCCAGGGCGCGCGCGGGTTGAAGGATCTCTACTATCGCGACCTGTTCGAGACGCTCGCCGCCGAGCACGGCAATTTCCGCTACGTTCCGGCGCTGTCCGAACCCGACCCCGGCGACGGGTGGCAGGGCGAGACCGGCTTCATCCACGAGGCGCTGCAGCGCGCCTTTCCCGACGGTTTCGCCGACACCACCGCTTATCTCTGCGGGCCGCCGCCGATGATCGAGGCGACCATCCGCACGCTGATGCGCGGTTTTCTGTTCGAGGAAGGAATCTTTACCGAAAAGTTCCTGACGGCGGCCGACGAGGACAGGATCAAAAGCCCGGTCTTCCGCCGCATCTGA
- a CDS encoding ABC-type transport auxiliary lipoprotein family protein has translation MFFAAREKAGALVGPLVALGLLAAGLSGCALRPPSDTFDLTARAASPVTAERARTARLQLLVPTPSAIQVLDNRGIVVRLSGSELRYLANAQWSDLLPSVIQARLVAGLENTGLFGGVGMPGQGLAIDYQVVVEIREFAIDAAGPGTADVVLSVKLLDDRTGVVRAQRLFASSVGVNPSASSGVLVAALDKAFADVQAEIVGWIAATL, from the coding sequence ATGTTTTTTGCCGCGCGAGAGAAAGCCGGAGCGCTGGTAGGACCGCTCGTTGCGCTCGGTCTCCTCGCGGCGGGCCTCAGCGGCTGCGCCCTTCGTCCGCCGAGCGATACGTTTGACCTGACGGCACGGGCGGCGAGCCCGGTGACGGCCGAGCGCGCGCGCACGGCCCGGCTCCAGCTTCTCGTTCCGACCCCCTCGGCCATCCAGGTGCTCGACAATCGCGGCATCGTCGTCAGACTTTCCGGTTCCGAGCTTCGCTATCTGGCCAACGCCCAGTGGAGCGATCTGTTGCCGTCGGTCATTCAGGCACGGCTCGTTGCGGGGCTGGAGAACACCGGCCTCTTCGGCGGCGTCGGCATGCCGGGGCAGGGGCTTGCGATCGACTATCAGGTGGTGGTGGAGATCCGCGAATTCGCAATCGACGCGGCGGGGCCGGGCACGGCGGACGTAGTGCTCTCGGTCAAGCTCCTCGATGACCGCACCGGCGTCGTCAGGGCCCAGCGCCTGTTTGCAAGCAGCGTCGGCGTCAACCCGTCTGCATCGAGCGGCGTGCTCGTTGCCGCCCTAGACAAGGCCTTCGCCGACGTCCAGGCCGAAATCGTCGGCTGGATCGCCGCCACGCTCTAA
- a CDS encoding MlaD family protein: METKANYTIVGFFVLLVLASAAGFVFWLQEYGRQGPIAELIVRIPGSANGLSVGSAVRFNGIQVGSIKALEIDPEDPRFTIARTEVKAATPVHDSTTAKLELQGLTGTGYIELAANGQDGPNILQEALKNDQPAELTADKSSLSNLLTTADRIMKRIDSTASDVQTLVEDISPTLTKTVSNVETFTGALADNSDEIGDFLETVGKLSRTVDSLSGRLETTVDSLDKVIKAVNPDEVASIINNANTITANVAVASKNLDNVIAKFADAVESYSTFGDQAFDVFKKVDAIVSAIDANKVGTSVDDLAVVMADAKQAVASIRDVADSVNSKTQNIDTAIDNISELSVKLNEASSRVNDVLVKVDNLLGSDNVESLSDQARQTLAAVQQAAETLNARIGPITANLENFSGSGLRDVRALVSDTRRTVDSLNRTINSISNDPQQFIFGTDTMKTYDGRNRY; encoded by the coding sequence ATGGAAACCAAAGCTAACTATACCATTGTCGGTTTTTTCGTACTGCTGGTGCTGGCCTCGGCCGCCGGCTTCGTGTTCTGGCTGCAGGAATACGGCCGGCAGGGACCGATCGCCGAACTGATCGTGCGCATTCCGGGCTCGGCCAACGGCCTAAGCGTCGGCTCCGCCGTGCGTTTCAACGGCATCCAGGTCGGCTCGATCAAGGCCCTGGAAATTGACCCGGAGGACCCGCGCTTCACCATCGCCCGCACCGAGGTGAAGGCTGCCACGCCGGTTCATGACAGCACCACCGCCAAGCTTGAGCTTCAGGGCCTGACCGGAACCGGCTATATCGAACTTGCCGCCAACGGCCAGGACGGACCGAACATCCTGCAGGAAGCGCTGAAGAACGACCAGCCCGCCGAACTGACGGCCGACAAGTCCAGTCTTTCCAACCTGCTGACGACGGCCGACCGGATCATGAAACGGATCGATTCGACGGCAAGCGACGTTCAGACGCTGGTCGAGGACATATCCCCGACACTGACGAAGACGGTCAGCAATGTCGAGACCTTCACCGGAGCGCTTGCCGACAATTCCGACGAGATCGGCGATTTCCTCGAGACCGTCGGCAAATTGTCGCGCACCGTCGACAGTCTCTCCGGCCGGCTCGAGACGACGGTCGATTCGCTCGACAAGGTGATCAAGGCCGTCAATCCGGACGAGGTCGCAAGCATCATCAACAATGCCAACACGATCACCGCCAATGTCGCCGTCGCCTCGAAGAACCTCGACAATGTGATTGCCAAGTTCGCCGACGCGGTTGAAAGCTACAGCACCTTCGGCGATCAGGCCTTTGACGTCTTCAAGAAAGTCGATGCCATTGTCTCGGCGATCGACGCCAACAAGGTCGGCACTTCCGTCGACGATCTCGCGGTGGTCATGGCCGACGCCAAGCAGGCCGTGGCCTCGATCCGCGACGTGGCCGACAGCGTGAATTCGAAGACCCAGAACATCGACACGGCGATCGACAATATCAGCGAGCTTTCCGTCAAGCTCAACGAGGCCTCCTCGCGCGTCAATGACGTGCTGGTGAAGGTCGACAACCTGCTGGGGTCCGACAATGTCGAATCGCTGTCCGACCAGGCCCGCCAGACCCTGGCTGCGGTGCAGCAGGCCGCCGAGACGCTGAATGCCCGCATCGGTCCGATCACCGCGAACCTCGAGAATTTCTCGGGCTCCGGACTGCGCGATGTCCGCGCGCTGGTGTCCGATACGCGCCGGACGGTCGACAGTCTCAACCGGACGATCAATTCCATCAGCAACGATCCGCAGCAGTTCATCTTCGGTACGGACACCATGAAGACCTATGACGGTCGCAATCGCTATTGA
- a CDS encoding ABC transporter ATP-binding protein: protein MNGEVDSRTEEDRETILSVRGLTVGFGGPTVLEDLDLDVYRGEILGFVGGSGTGKSVLMRTVLRLNARQAGTISIFGRDFDNLSYEDRLAVDMRVGVLFQQGALFSGLTVLENVQVPMREYLDLPKAMMDDLARLKIEMVGLRPEAAERYPSELSGGMIKRAALARALALDPDLVFLDEPTSGLDPIGAAEFDELIGRLRDTLGLTVYMVTHDLDSLHAVCDRIAVLGRKKVLVEGTLDKMLAFDDPWVQSYFRGKRSRAIFENAADGQQQR, encoded by the coding sequence GTGAACGGCGAGGTCGACAGCAGAACGGAAGAAGACCGCGAAACCATTCTGAGCGTGCGCGGGCTCACCGTCGGTTTTGGCGGTCCGACCGTGCTCGAAGATCTCGATCTCGACGTCTATCGCGGCGAAATTCTCGGCTTCGTCGGCGGGTCGGGCACGGGCAAGTCGGTGCTGATGCGCACGGTGCTGAGGCTGAATGCGCGCCAGGCGGGCACGATCTCGATCTTCGGCAGGGATTTCGACAATCTGAGTTATGAAGACAGGCTCGCCGTCGATATGCGCGTCGGCGTCCTGTTCCAGCAGGGGGCGCTGTTTTCCGGCCTTACCGTTCTTGAAAACGTGCAGGTGCCGATGCGCGAATATCTCGATCTGCCCAAGGCGATGATGGACGATCTCGCGCGGCTGAAGATCGAGATGGTGGGGTTGAGGCCCGAGGCGGCGGAGCGTTATCCCTCGGAGCTTTCCGGCGGCATGATCAAGCGCGCGGCGCTTGCCCGGGCGCTGGCGCTCGACCCGGACCTGGTGTTTCTGGACGAGCCGACCTCGGGCCTTGACCCGATCGGCGCGGCCGAGTTTGACGAACTGATCGGCCGGCTGCGTGACACGCTCGGCCTTACGGTCTATATGGTGACTCACGACCTCGACAGCCTGCACGCCGTATGTGACAGGATTGCGGTGCTTGGAAGGAAGAAGGTGCTGGTCGAGGGAACGCTCGACAAGATGCTCGCCTTCGATGACCCGTGGGTCCAGAGCTATTTCAGGGGCAAGAGGTCCCGCGCTATTTTCGAAAACGCCGCAGATGGCCAACAACAGCGTTGA
- a CDS encoding ABC transporter permease, with protein sequence MQNADETKASLTVTPGDGETTTTLFLQGFWTVRNARPLSGEIDQLAGRLKGRGGTAVVDLSGLERLDTAGAWLVREVQAECRAAGFETEVAGMDARVSDLMEAIPETLPEPEKSETPRKSLPEIILDPVGRSAVAGGRDVFRGIGFFGALFLGLKALLSRGGGVNMAAITAQLDHMGVRAVPIIALMSFLVGAIIAQQGAFQLSYFGAELFVVDLVGILQLREIGVLLTAIMIAGRSGSAITAEIGAMRMREEIDALRVMGFDPVSVLVFPRMVALLIALPLLTILANFAALAGAVVVLDVYSGITLETFMQRFHEAVDMADVISGMLKAPVMALIIAIIAALEGMKVGGSAESLGQKVTASVVKSIFVVILADGIFAIFYAAIDY encoded by the coding sequence TTGCAGAACGCGGACGAAACGAAAGCCTCCCTGACGGTTACGCCCGGCGACGGCGAAACGACCACAACCCTTTTTCTGCAGGGGTTCTGGACGGTTCGCAATGCGCGCCCGCTGAGCGGCGAGATCGATCAGCTGGCCGGACGGCTGAAAGGGCGGGGCGGCACGGCGGTGGTCGACCTTTCCGGGCTGGAGCGGCTCGACACGGCCGGCGCCTGGCTGGTGCGCGAGGTGCAGGCCGAATGCAGGGCTGCCGGTTTCGAGACCGAAGTCGCCGGAATGGATGCGCGCGTTTCCGATCTCATGGAGGCCATTCCGGAAACCTTGCCGGAGCCGGAAAAGTCGGAAACGCCGCGCAAGAGCCTGCCGGAGATCATTCTCGATCCGGTCGGCAGGTCGGCGGTGGCGGGCGGGCGCGATGTCTTCCGCGGGATCGGTTTTTTCGGCGCGCTCTTTCTCGGCCTGAAGGCGCTTCTGTCCAGGGGCGGCGGCGTCAATATGGCGGCCATCACGGCCCAGCTCGACCATATGGGCGTGCGCGCCGTGCCGATCATTGCGCTGATGTCGTTCCTCGTCGGAGCCATCATTGCCCAGCAGGGCGCCTTCCAGCTCAGCTATTTCGGCGCCGAGCTCTTCGTGGTCGATCTCGTCGGCATTCTGCAATTGCGCGAAATCGGCGTGCTCTTGACCGCGATCATGATCGCCGGACGCTCCGGCAGCGCGATCACCGCCGAGATCGGCGCCATGCGCATGCGCGAGGAAATCGACGCGCTGAGGGTGATGGGCTTCGATCCGGTCTCCGTTCTGGTGTTTCCGCGTATGGTGGCGCTCCTGATCGCGCTGCCGCTTCTGACGATCCTCGCCAACTTCGCCGCGCTTGCCGGCGCGGTGGTGGTACTTGATGTCTATTCCGGGATCACGCTCGAGACCTTCATGCAGCGCTTCCACGAGGCCGTCGACATGGCGGACGTGATCTCGGGCATGCTGAAGGCCCCCGTCATGGCGCTGATCATCGCCATCATCGCGGCCCTTGAGGGCATGAAGGTCGGCGGCAGCGCCGAATCCCTCGGCCAGAAGGTGACGGCGTCGGTGGTGAAGTCGATCTTCGTGGTGATCCTCGCCGACGGCATATTCGCCATTTTCTACGCAGCGATCGATTATTGA
- a CDS encoding UDP-2,3-diacylglucosamine diphosphatase — MEPRQFRTLFISDLHLGSKAAKADFLLDFMRHHEAETIVLVGDIIDGWRLKRSWYWPQPFNDVIQKMLRKARKGTRIVYIPGNHDEFLRDFPGTHFGGVEVAERMIFEAADGKKYLVIHGDEFDVVVRHARIVAYLGDWAYDAAIAINQVLAAVRRKLGMPYWSFSAWAKLQVKHAVNFIGEFQRVVVDEARRNEVDGVICGHIHHAVMEDMDGIRYINTGDWVESCTAVAEHFDGTFELINWHKIEGVAEDEPQEADDADIAPLIMAAKAKGRAA; from the coding sequence ATGGAACCCAGACAGTTCAGAACGCTTTTCATTTCCGACCTTCATTTGGGGTCGAAGGCCGCCAAGGCGGATTTCCTGCTTGATTTCATGCGCCACCACGAGGCCGAGACGATCGTGCTCGTCGGCGACATCATCGACGGCTGGCGGCTGAAGCGCAGCTGGTACTGGCCGCAACCCTTCAACGACGTGATCCAGAAAATGCTGCGCAAGGCCCGCAAGGGCACGCGCATCGTCTATATTCCGGGCAATCACGACGAATTCCTGCGGGATTTTCCCGGCACGCATTTCGGCGGCGTCGAAGTTGCCGAGCGGATGATCTTCGAGGCGGCCGACGGCAAGAAATATCTCGTCATCCACGGCGATGAGTTCGATGTCGTCGTCCGCCACGCGCGCATCGTCGCCTATCTCGGCGACTGGGCCTATGATGCCGCGATCGCCATCAACCAGGTGCTGGCGGCCGTGCGCCGTAAGCTCGGCATGCCCTACTGGTCGTTTTCCGCCTGGGCCAAGCTGCAGGTCAAGCATGCCGTCAACTTCATCGGCGAGTTCCAGCGCGTGGTCGTGGACGAGGCGCGCAGGAACGAGGTCGACGGCGTCATCTGCGGCCATATCCACCATGCGGTGATGGAAGACATGGACGGCATCCGTTATATCAACACCGGCGACTGGGTGGAAAGCTGCACCGCGGTTGCCGAGCATTTCGACGGCACGTTCGAGCTGATCAACTGGCATAAGATCGAGGGCGTGGCCGAAGACGAGCCGCAGGAGGCGGACGATGCCGACATCGCGCCGCTGATCATGGCGGCCAAGGCCAAGGGCCGCGCGGCCTGA
- a CDS encoding TolB family protein: protein MRSSVEIYDVATGEQRVVFQSEDLIEAPNWSPDGRFLMVNSDGLMYRLPLEGAPRLETIDTGFAEQCNNDHGISPDGKTIAISDKCEFGKSAIYTLPASGGAPKLVTRNLPSYWHGWSPDGARFAYCGIRDDVFDIYTIAAEGGEETRLTHGEGRNDGPDYSFDGEWIYFNSSRTGLMQIWRIHPDGTGLEQVTFDNAGNWFAHPSPKNDRVILISYEPDVFDHPRDKNVRLRVMDPDGGNLTTLFSLFGGQGTMNSPNWAPDGAAFAYVRYFPV from the coding sequence ATGAGAAGCTCAGTCGAGATTTATGACGTCGCCACGGGCGAACAGCGCGTGGTGTTTCAGTCTGAAGACCTGATCGAGGCGCCCAACTGGTCGCCGGACGGGCGCTTTCTGATGGTCAACAGCGACGGGCTGATGTACCGCCTGCCGCTGGAGGGCGCGCCGCGTCTCGAGACGATCGACACCGGCTTTGCCGAACAGTGCAACAACGACCACGGCATTTCGCCGGATGGCAAGACGATCGCGATCTCCGACAAGTGCGAATTCGGCAAATCGGCGATCTACACGCTGCCGGCGTCGGGCGGCGCACCGAAGCTGGTGACGCGCAACCTGCCGTCCTACTGGCACGGCTGGTCGCCGGACGGCGCCCGCTTTGCCTATTGCGGGATTCGTGACGACGTCTTCGACATCTACACGATTGCAGCCGAAGGCGGCGAGGAAACCCGTCTGACCCACGGTGAAGGCCGCAATGACGGGCCGGACTACAGTTTCGACGGAGAATGGATCTACTTCAACTCCTCGCGCACCGGCCTGATGCAGATCTGGCGCATCCATCCCGATGGCACCGGGCTTGAGCAGGTGACATTCGACAATGCCGGCAACTGGTTCGCCCATCCCTCGCCAAAGAATGATCGGGTGATCCTGATTTCCTATGAGCCGGATGTCTTCGACCATCCGCGCGACAAGAATGTCCGCCTGCGCGTGATGGACCCCGACGGCGGCAATCTGACGACGCTTTTCTCGCTCTTCGGGGGGCAGGGCACGATGAATTCGCCCAACTGGGCGCCCGACGGCGCGGCCTTCGCCTATGTCCGCTATTTCCCGGTCTGA
- a CDS encoding NAD+ synthase gives MDSLKIALAQLNPTVGDIAGNLEKLRAARRKAAQAGADLVLSTELFISGYQPEDLVMKPAFLAACQKAVEALAADTADGGPGVIVGYPRKGETGRHNSVAVLDGGEIIAIRDKVDLPNYGEFDEKRVFVPGEMPGPVNFRGVRIGIPICEDIWGDLGVCETLAESGAELLLSPNGSPYYRGKVDVRHQVVLKQVIETGLPLVYLNTLGGQDELVFDGGSFGFNADRTLAFQMPQFVEDITVSEWERGEDGWRIVGGKVAALPIGEASDYRACVLGFADYVNKNGFKSVVLGLSGGIDSAICAAIAVDALGAERVHCVMLPYRYTSEESLSDAAACAEALGCRYDVVAIEEPVTGFLSALETMFEGTEEGITEENLQSRTRGTILMAISNKFGAMVVTTGNKSEMSVGYATLYGDMNGGFNPIKDLYKMQVYAVAAWRNTERPEGMHGPETNVIPQNIIDKTPSAELRPNQTDQDSLPPYPVLDDILECLVEREMSVEAIVARGHDAETVHRIEHLLYIAEYKRRQSAPGVKITRKNFGRDRRYPITNRFRDR, from the coding sequence ATGGACAGCCTCAAAATCGCTCTCGCCCAGCTCAACCCGACGGTCGGCGATATCGCCGGCAATCTTGAGAAGCTGCGCGCCGCGCGCAGGAAGGCCGCACAGGCTGGCGCGGATCTGGTGTTGTCCACCGAGCTCTTCATCTCCGGCTACCAGCCGGAAGACCTGGTGATGAAGCCGGCCTTTCTTGCCGCCTGCCAGAAGGCTGTCGAGGCGCTTGCGGCCGATACCGCAGACGGCGGCCCGGGCGTGATCGTCGGCTATCCGCGCAAGGGCGAGACCGGGCGTCACAATTCCGTCGCGGTGCTGGACGGCGGCGAGATCATCGCCATCCGCGACAAGGTCGATCTGCCGAACTATGGCGAATTTGACGAAAAGCGCGTCTTCGTGCCGGGCGAAATGCCGGGGCCGGTGAATTTCCGCGGCGTCAGGATCGGCATACCGATCTGCGAGGATATCTGGGGCGATCTCGGCGTGTGCGAAACGCTCGCCGAAAGCGGCGCGGAACTGCTTCTGTCGCCCAACGGCTCGCCCTATTATCGCGGCAAGGTCGACGTGCGCCACCAGGTGGTGCTGAAGCAGGTGATCGAGACCGGGCTTCCGCTCGTCTATCTCAATACGCTCGGCGGTCAGGACGAACTGGTCTTCGACGGCGGCAGCTTCGGCTTCAACGCCGACAGGACGCTCGCCTTCCAGATGCCGCAGTTCGTCGAGGATATCACAGTCTCCGAATGGGAACGCGGCGAGGACGGCTGGCGCATTGTCGGCGGCAAGGTCGCGGCGCTGCCGATCGGCGAGGCCTCCGACTACCGCGCCTGCGTGCTCGGCTTTGCCGACTATGTGAACAAGAACGGCTTCAAGAGCGTGGTGCTCGGCCTTTCCGGGGGCATCGACTCGGCAATCTGTGCCGCGATTGCCGTTGATGCGCTCGGCGCGGAACGCGTGCACTGCGTGATGCTGCCCTATCGCTACACCTCGGAGGAATCGCTCTCCGATGCCGCGGCCTGCGCCGAGGCCCTTGGCTGCCGCTATGATGTTGTCGCGATCGAGGAGCCGGTCACCGGTTTCCTCTCCGCGCTGGAGACCATGTTCGAGGGCACCGAGGAAGGGATCACCGAGGAAAACCTGCAAAGCCGCACGCGCGGCACGATCCTGATGGCGATTTCGAACAAGTTCGGCGCCATGGTGGTGACGACGGGCAACAAGTCGGAAATGTCGGTCGGCTATGCGACGCTCTACGGCGATATGAACGGCGGCTTCAACCCGATCAAGGACCTCTACAAGATGCAGGTTTACGCCGTTGCCGCATGGCGCAACACCGAGCGGCCGGAAGGCATGCACGGGCCGGAGACGAACGTCATTCCGCAGAACATCATCGACAAGACGCCGTCCGCGGAACTCAGGCCGAACCAGACGGACCAGGATTCGCTGCCGCCCTATCCGGTGCTTGATGACATCCTTGAATGCCTGGTGGAGCGCGAGATGTCCGTGGAGGCGATCGTTGCGCGCGGGCATGACGCGGAAACGGTGCACCGGATCGAACATCTGCTCTACATCGCCGAATACAAGCGACGCCAGTCCGCGCCCGGCGTGAAGATCACGCGCAAGAATTTCGGCCGCGACCGGCGTTACCCGATCACCAACCGCTTTCGCGATCGGTAG
- a CDS encoding class II 3-deoxy-7-phosphoheptulonate synthase, with product MDSATNWTPGSWRKKPILQVPDYPDAEKLAEAEAALATYPPLVFAGEARRLKRALGEVAEGRGFLLQGGDCAESFAEHGADTIRDFFRAFLQMAVVLTFGAQQPVVKVGRIAGQFAKPRSSPNETINGVTLPSYRGDIINGIDFTEEARVPDPQRQLMAYRQSAATLNLLRAFSMGGYANLENVHQWMLGFVKDSPQGERYQKLADRLSETMSFMRAIGITAAENHALSETDFFTSHEALLLGYEEALTRVDSTSGDWYATSGHMIWVGDRTRQADHAHIEYVRGIKNPLGLKCGPSLAEDDLLRLIDRLNPENEAGRLTLICRFGHDKVADHLPRLIRAVEREGRKVVWSCDPMHGNTITLNSYKTRPFERILSEVESFFQIHRAEGSYPGGIHIEMTGKNVTECTGGAWALTGEDLHDRYHTHCDPRLNADQALELAFLLAERMKTAYEEKKLAINE from the coding sequence ATGGATAGTGCAACGAACTGGACACCGGGTAGCTGGCGCAAGAAGCCCATTCTGCAGGTGCCGGATTATCCTGATGCGGAGAAGCTCGCCGAGGCTGAGGCAGCGCTCGCGACCTATCCGCCGCTGGTGTTTGCCGGCGAGGCGCGGCGGTTGAAGCGCGCGCTCGGCGAAGTCGCCGAGGGGCGCGGTTTTCTGCTGCAGGGCGGCGATTGCGCCGAGAGCTTCGCCGAACACGGCGCCGACACGATCCGCGACTTCTTCCGCGCCTTCCTGCAGATGGCTGTCGTGCTGACCTTCGGCGCGCAGCAACCTGTCGTCAAGGTCGGCCGCATTGCCGGCCAGTTCGCCAAGCCGCGTTCCTCGCCGAATGAAACGATCAACGGCGTGACGCTGCCGAGCTATCGCGGCGATATCATCAACGGCATCGATTTCACCGAGGAAGCGCGCGTTCCCGATCCGCAGCGCCAGCTGATGGCCTATCGCCAGTCGGCCGCGACGCTGAACCTTCTGCGCGCCTTTTCCATGGGCGGCTATGCCAATCTGGAAAACGTGCATCAGTGGATGCTCGGCTTCGTCAAGGACAGCCCCCAGGGCGAGCGCTACCAGAAGCTCGCCGACCGGCTGTCGGAGACCATGTCCTTCATGCGCGCCATCGGCATTACGGCGGCGGAAAACCACGCGCTGAGCGAGACCGATTTCTTCACCAGCCATGAAGCGCTTCTTCTTGGCTATGAGGAAGCGCTGACGCGCGTCGATTCTACGTCCGGCGACTGGTACGCCACATCCGGCCACATGATCTGGGTCGGCGATCGCACGCGCCAGGCCGATCATGCCCATATCGAATATGTGCGCGGCATCAAGAACCCGCTCGGCCTCAAATGCGGCCCCTCGCTTGCCGAGGATGACCTGCTGCGGCTGATTGACAGGTTGAACCCTGAAAACGAAGCCGGACGCCTGACGTTGATCTGCCGTTTCGGCCATGACAAGGTCGCCGATCATCTGCCGCGCCTCATCCGCGCCGTCGAGCGCGAGGGCAGGAAGGTTGTCTGGTCCTGCGATCCGATGCATGGCAACACGATCACGCTCAACTCCTACAAGACGCGGCCCTTCGAGCGGATTCTCTCGGAAGTCGAAAGCTTCTTCCAGATCCACCGCGCCGAAGGCAGCTATCCGGGCGGCATCCATATCGAGATGACGGGCAAGAACGTGACGGAATGCACCGGCGGCGCCTGGGCGCTGACCGGCGAGGACCTGCACGACCGCTACCACACCCATTGCGACCCGCGTCTCAACGCCGACCAGGCGCTGGAACTCGCCTTCCTGCTCGCCGAGCGGATGAAGACGGCATATGAGGAAAAGAAGCTGGCGATCAACGAGTAA
- a CDS encoding LysR family transcriptional regulator: MADPNWDDLQLFHVVAELGGLSAAAQRTGLSAPTIGRRMLALERTLGRSLFLRSQRGYRLAHDGEVLFERVSGMQAVADAIADWHGEAFAMPWVSIAVDSWLAGFAADHVLRIKGPEDGFRICLAAAAPSLALAFREADVAVLAARPDSGNLAVRRAGSMAYAVYRRRDLAGDDPPWVSMGTGAAVSASDRWVFENRESAITTWTEERDLLLRLVVAGAGQGVLPVHLGDANPVLERIGGIIGDLTHPLFIVANDDDRHRPEVRTVIERLASFLRENEALLAGRADG; encoded by the coding sequence ATGGCGGATCCGAATTGGGATGATCTTCAGCTTTTTCATGTGGTCGCGGAACTCGGCGGCCTCAGCGCCGCGGCCCAGCGCACGGGCTTGTCCGCGCCGACCATCGGCCGGCGCATGCTGGCGCTGGAGCGCACGCTCGGACGCTCGCTGTTTCTGCGCTCCCAGCGCGGCTATCGGCTGGCCCATGACGGCGAAGTGCTGTTCGAACGCGTCAGCGGCATGCAGGCGGTGGCTGACGCGATTGCCGACTGGCATGGCGAGGCATTTGCCATGCCCTGGGTGTCGATTGCCGTCGACAGCTGGCTTGCGGGTTTCGCAGCCGATCATGTGCTTCGGATAAAGGGGCCGGAGGATGGCTTTCGCATCTGCCTTGCCGCGGCCGCGCCGTCGCTGGCGCTCGCCTTTCGCGAGGCCGATGTCGCAGTGCTTGCGGCAAGGCCCGACAGCGGCAATCTGGCGGTGCGCCGCGCGGGGTCCATGGCCTATGCGGTCTACCGTCGTCGTGATCTTGCGGGAGACGACCCGCCATGGGTTTCCATGGGTACGGGGGCGGCCGTCTCGGCTTCCGACCGCTGGGTCTTCGAAAACCGGGAATCGGCGATCACCACCTGGACAGAGGAACGAGACCTGCTCCTGAGGCTTGTTGTTGCCGGCGCCGGGCAGGGGGTTCTGCCCGTTCATCTCGGCGACGCAAACCCCGTGCTTGAGCGTATCGGCGGCATCATCGGGGACCTGACGCATCCGCTCTTCATCGTCGCCAATGACGACGACCGACACCGTCCGGAGGTGCGGACCGTGATCGAGCGCCTGGCCTCCTTCCTCCGGGAAAACGAGGCCCTGCTTGCCGGTCGCGCGGACGGTTGA